A single region of the Phycisphaerae bacterium RAS1 genome encodes:
- the ramA gene encoding (R)-stereoselective amidase, whose protein sequence is MRVAVCQMPGATTQFWQDSLALIESLADAAARRQADLAVFPECAWPAYHLGSRASYDAARRGGLPGPAHLLDVAAGLARRLRLMICVGFVEERDNRLLNSAALVGADGALLGVRSKSFLWDFDHDWFTAGDRIEPIDTPLGRVGIMICADARLPEIPATLAARGAQLIVQPTAWVNGGAPGQLWNPQADFLIRARAEEFGVPIASASKWSQEGGTTFVGSSLVCSAAGDILTQLGTSETAIGIAEIEPASRASEIRRPTLPLERRVLLNGPPLDTAEVSELRREWARGAEAAAARTPGVPPAAASSNVQRLAAAEAGRFAPCRAATLLGVRCFDVIGAGVSEPLIRARAAENRVFITWYRGEDVRICDVRGRRLPPQPGAADGIECFRFDDREALDKRVADRTDIIADRTPAMYEF, encoded by the coding sequence ATGCGCGTCGCCGTGTGCCAAATGCCGGGAGCGACCACTCAGTTCTGGCAGGATTCGCTGGCGCTGATCGAATCGCTGGCCGACGCCGCGGCCCGGCGGCAGGCCGACCTGGCGGTGTTTCCCGAATGCGCCTGGCCGGCCTACCACCTCGGCAGCCGCGCGTCGTATGACGCCGCCCGCCGCGGCGGCCTGCCTGGCCCGGCGCATCTGCTCGACGTTGCAGCCGGCCTCGCCCGCCGGTTGCGATTGATGATCTGCGTCGGCTTCGTCGAAGAGCGCGACAACCGGCTTCTCAATTCGGCGGCGCTGGTTGGAGCCGATGGCGCCCTGCTCGGCGTACGCAGCAAGTCGTTCCTGTGGGACTTCGATCACGATTGGTTCACCGCCGGCGACCGCATCGAGCCGATCGACACGCCGCTGGGCCGCGTCGGCATCATGATCTGTGCCGACGCCCGCCTGCCGGAGATCCCCGCCACGCTCGCGGCGCGCGGGGCGCAGCTCATCGTGCAGCCGACGGCGTGGGTCAACGGCGGCGCGCCCGGTCAGCTCTGGAATCCGCAGGCCGACTTCCTGATTCGCGCCCGGGCCGAGGAGTTCGGCGTGCCGATCGCGTCGGCCAGCAAGTGGAGCCAGGAGGGCGGCACGACGTTTGTCGGATCGAGCCTGGTTTGCAGCGCCGCCGGCGACATCCTGACGCAGCTTGGCACGAGTGAGACCGCGATCGGCATCGCGGAGATTGAGCCGGCGTCGCGCGCCAGCGAGATTCGGCGTCCAACGCTGCCGCTTGAGCGCCGGGTGCTGCTGAACGGCCCGCCGCTGGATACGGCCGAGGTGAGCGAGCTGCGCCGTGAGTGGGCGCGTGGCGCGGAGGCCGCGGCGGCGAGAACGCCGGGTGTTCCGCCGGCGGCCGCATCATCGAACGTGCAGCGCTTGGCCGCGGCAGAGGCGGGCCGTTTTGCGCCTTGCCGCGCGGCGACGCTCCTCGGCGTGCGCTGCTTCGACGTGATCGGCGCGGGAGTGAGCGAGCCGCTGATCCGCGCGCGGGCGGCGGAAAACCGCGTCTTCATCACGTGGTATCGCGGCGAGGACGTGCGCATCTGCGACGTGCGCGGCCGGCGCTTGCCGCCGCAGCCGGGTGCGGCGGACGGAATCGAGTGCTTCCGATTCGACGACCGCGAGGCGCTGGACAAGCGCGTCGCTGACCGGACGGATATCATCGCCGACCGCACGCCGGCGATGTACGAGTTCTGA
- a CDS encoding Ser-Thr-rich glycosyl-phosphatidyl-inositol-anchored membrane family protein, whose product MALVSRQTVRFRALIPVVVTLSLAGSAARAGGGMGPTVTVIAPNGGESLTANSATTVEWTASDPSGLNAINLYASIDDGATYQIVAQNLFDVSSVTWYPPNRPTTQARFRVNVLDNFGNEGSDASDNPFTIVSPAGGTLPSTLRDFDLPGSQPFQAPEYFLGPLNCDGCHGAYDPTVEMVFNHDGSMMAHASRDPLFLAAMTVANQDAPDAGDMCIRCHIPSAWLKGRAVPTDGSQVLETDKHGVSCEHCHYLVDPVYEAGVSPAADFDILAGLAQVPLEFGDGMYVIDPTGTRRGPFPEAAAAHDYYYSPFHREAALCGTCHDSGNPMFQREVDGDYVFNTFDAAAPTVSPNDLMPLDRTYSEWRHSDYNTPVGVFAPQLGGNRDYVRICQDCHMRAVTGYGCSLFQTPLRNDLPLHDQTGGSTWMLSQIASVSPPFEVNPAAITAGINRSRYLLQNASELQADQQGAELRVTVINNGGHKLPTGYVEGRRVWLNLRFFDQNLTLLGESGAYDAGTGVLTLDGAIKVYEARYGLDALTAPLVGKPLGPSFHAMANNKVWKDNRIPPRGFVNATYAAFGGAPVAASYPDGQYWDETLYSIPAGARSAEVRLYYQSMSKEFVEFLRDENTTDGTGLAMYNLWNDNGKCPPELMESLTLALHPNILGDLNCDGETNILDINAFILAIGDPAGYMTAYPDCKIELADINGDTEVNVLDINPFIALLGG is encoded by the coding sequence ATGGCGCTGGTTTCTAGGCAAACAGTCAGATTTCGCGCGCTGATTCCCGTTGTGGTCACGCTGTCGCTGGCCGGCTCAGCCGCCCGCGCCGGCGGAGGAATGGGGCCGACCGTCACGGTGATTGCGCCCAACGGCGGCGAGTCGCTGACGGCCAACAGCGCCACGACCGTCGAATGGACCGCCAGTGATCCGTCCGGTCTGAACGCGATCAATCTCTACGCCTCGATCGACGACGGCGCAACCTACCAGATCGTCGCTCAGAACCTGTTCGACGTGAGCAGCGTCACCTGGTACCCGCCGAACCGCCCGACCACGCAGGCGCGTTTTCGCGTCAACGTGCTCGACAACTTCGGCAACGAAGGCTCCGACGCAAGCGACAACCCGTTTACCATCGTCAGCCCGGCCGGCGGCACGCTGCCCAGCACGCTGCGCGACTTTGATCTGCCCGGCTCGCAGCCCTTTCAGGCGCCTGAGTACTTTCTCGGACCGCTGAACTGCGACGGCTGCCACGGAGCGTACGACCCAACGGTCGAGATGGTCTTCAACCACGACGGCAGCATGATGGCCCACGCCTCGCGCGATCCGCTCTTCCTCGCCGCCATGACCGTCGCCAACCAGGACGCGCCCGATGCCGGCGACATGTGCATCCGCTGCCATATCCCTTCCGCCTGGCTCAAGGGCCGCGCCGTGCCGACCGACGGCTCGCAGGTCCTGGAAACCGACAAGCACGGCGTCTCGTGCGAGCACTGCCATTACCTGGTCGATCCGGTCTATGAGGCCGGCGTCAGCCCCGCCGCGGACTTCGACATCCTCGCGGGCCTGGCCCAGGTTCCGCTGGAGTTCGGCGACGGCATGTACGTGATCGATCCGACCGGCACGCGCCGCGGACCCTTCCCCGAAGCCGCCGCCGCTCACGATTACTACTATTCGCCGTTTCACCGCGAGGCCGCGCTGTGCGGCACCTGCCACGATTCCGGCAACCCGATGTTCCAGCGCGAGGTGGACGGCGATTATGTCTTCAACACATTTGACGCGGCAGCGCCGACCGTTTCACCCAACGACCTGATGCCGCTGGACCGCACCTACAGCGAGTGGCGCCACAGCGACTACAACACGCCCGTCGGCGTCTTCGCTCCGCAGCTCGGCGGCAACCGCGACTACGTCCGCATCTGCCAGGACTGCCACATGCGGGCCGTCACCGGCTACGGATGCAGCCTCTTCCAGACGCCGCTGCGCAACGACCTGCCGCTGCACGACCAGACCGGCGGCAGCACCTGGATGCTGAGCCAGATCGCTTCCGTCTCGCCGCCCTTCGAGGTGAACCCGGCCGCGATCACCGCCGGCATCAACCGCTCGCGCTACCTGCTGCAAAACGCATCCGAGCTTCAGGCCGACCAGCAGGGCGCCGAGCTTCGCGTCACCGTGATCAACAACGGCGGCCACAAACTGCCGACCGGATACGTCGAGGGCCGGCGCGTGTGGCTCAACCTGCGATTCTTCGATCAGAACCTGACGCTGCTGGGCGAATCCGGCGCGTACGACGCCGGCACCGGCGTGTTGACGCTTGATGGGGCGATCAAGGTCTACGAGGCCAGGTACGGCCTCGACGCGCTCACCGCCCCGCTGGTAGGCAAGCCGCTGGGCCCGTCGTTCCACGCGATGGCGAATAACAAGGTCTGGAAGGACAATCGCATCCCGCCGCGCGGCTTTGTCAACGCGACCTACGCGGCGTTCGGCGGAGCGCCGGTGGCCGCGAGCTACCCGGACGGACAGTACTGGGATGAGACGTTGTACAGCATCCCCGCCGGGGCGCGCTCCGCGGAGGTGCGGCTCTACTACCAGAGCATGAGCAAGGAATTTGTGGAGTTTTTGCGGGACGAGAACACGACCGACGGAACCGGCCTGGCGATGTACAACCTGTGGAACGACAACGGCAAGTGTCCGCCGGAGCTGATGGAGTCGCTCACGCTCGCGCTGCACCCGAACATCCTGGGCGATCTGAACTGCGACGGCGAGACGAACATCCTGGATATCAACGCGTTCATCCTCGCCATCGGCGATCCGGCGGGTTACATGACGGCTTATCCGGACTGCAAGATCGAACTCGCCGACATCAACGGCGACACCGAGGTGAATGTGCTGGATATCAACCCGTTTATTGCGCTGCTCGGCGGGTAG